One window of the Diospyros lotus cultivar Yz01 chromosome 12, ASM1463336v1, whole genome shotgun sequence genome contains the following:
- the LOC127787519 gene encoding subtilisin-like protease SBT4.10, with translation MAKARLLSSLYTLLFAAFVLSCHGHERKVHVVYMGERPEGDAPLASTHHSMLKNVLGSGSSTKDLLVYSYGRSFNGFAARLTAEEVAKLSEMDGVVSVMPNHILKLHTTRSWDFMGFEGKLGSSKEGDVIVALLDTGVWPESDSFSDEGLSPPPAKWKGTCKATNFTCNNKIIGARYYNSDNFYDITDFRSPRDSIGHGTHTASTAAGREVADASYLGLAKGVAKGGVPGARIAVYKVCWSFGCGLADILAAFDDAIADGVDIISVSLGSDWPVDYLEDPIAIGAFHAMKNGILTSNSAGNSGPFPVSVSNFAPWTLTVAASTIDRKFIAQVVLGNGQTFTGLSINSFDLNGTTYPLIWGGDAANYTIGADYTASGPCFPEAMNSYQVKGKIVLCDAYPQGFFSDGAAILLANGVGTIMTVSDPIYTDFAFNYPLPATLISVDDWAKILEYIRATDYPFATILLGETPKDVVAPVVVSFSSRGPSPITPDILKPDITAPGVDILAAWSPVAPPSIYYDDKRSVDYNIISGTSMSCPHASGAAAYVKAAHPNWSPAAIKSALMTTAYVMDRRKHKDLEFAYGSGHINPAAAVNPGLVYDASVEDYINFLCKQGYNTRSLRQITGDNSTCSSTILGRAWDLNYPSFSLYVEDGDEINGVFPRTVTNVGFPNSTYTASIYMAAAINATVEPSVLSFCAVGEQKKFTVTVTGPKIAQQPIMSGAITWSDGVHAVRSPIVVYNYLPGAPYNLDSDSTANKKATFRGSSTFHKKTHTDMEKGKDKRIVIYGRKGEPWPLPNLTHDMEAANWQRERDGWQSPSEEIF, from the exons ATGGCGAAAGCCCGCCTGCTTTCTTCTCTCTACACATTACTATTTGCAGCCTTTGTCCTAAGTTGCCATGGCCATGAAAGAAAG GTTCATGTGGTGTACATGGGAGAGCGGCCTGAAGGAGATGCGCCCCTTGCATCTACGCACCATTCCATGCTGAAAAACGTACTTGGAAG TGGTTCATCCACCAAAGACTTGTTAGTTTACAGTTATGGAAGGAGTTTCAATGGATTCGCAGCCAGGCTAACTGCTGAAGAAGTTGCCAAGCTTTCag AAATGGACGGAGTGGTATCAGTGATGCCGAATCACATACTGAAGTTGCACACAACAAGATCTTGGGACTTTATGGGTTTCGAAGGCAAGCTTGGAAGCTCCAAAGAAGGAGATGTCATCGTTGCACTTTTGGACACtg GAGTCTGGCCCGAATCAGATAGCTTCAGTGACGAAGGCCTGAGCCCGCCACCAGCTAAATGGAAGGggacttgcaaagccaccaatTTCACCTGCAACAA CAAGATCATTGGAGCCCGGTACTACAACAGCGACAACTTCTACGACATCACTGACTTCAGATCGCCAAGAGACTCCATCGGGCATGGAACTCACACTGCATCCACCGCAGCTGGCAGGGAGGTGGCTGATGCCAGCTACCTCGGCCTAGCCAAAGGAGTTGCGAAAGGCGGTGTCCCCGGCGCCAGGATCGCAGTGTACAAAGTTTGTTGGTCTTTCGGGTGTGGCCTTGCAGATATACTTGCAGCATTTGATGATGCAATCGCGGATGGAGTCGACATTATCTCTGTTTCCCTCGGATCAGACTGGCCAGTCGACTACCTGGAAGACCCTATTGCCATCGGGGCTTTCCATGCCATGAAGAACGGAATTCTGACATCCAATTCTGCAGGAAATTCAGGACCCTTTCCGGTATCAGTATCCAACTTCGCGCCATGGACGTTAACAGTTGCCGCCAGCACCATCGACAGGAAGTTTATTGCCCAAGTTGTTCTAGGCAATGGACAAACTTTCACT GGGCTCTCCATTAACAGCTTTGACCTCAATGGAACCACATATCCTTTGATTTGGGGAGGAGATGCTGCAAACTATACCATTGGAGCTGATTATACAGCTTCAGGGCCATGTTTTCCCGAGGCCATGAATTCGTACCAAGTGAAAGGGAAGATCGTTCTTTGTGACGCGTACCCTCAAGGTTTTTTCTCTGATGGAGCCGCCATCCTGCTAGCTAATGGTGTCGGTACCATAATGACAGTGTCTGATCCCATTTACACTGATTTTGCCTTCAATTACCCGCTGCCAGCAACACTAATCAGCGTGGACGACTGGGCGAAAATTTTGGAATACATTAGAGCAACAGA CTACCCCTTTGCAACCATTCTACTGGGTGAGACTCCTAAGGATGTTGTAGCACCTGTTGTCGTCTCATTTTCTTCAAGAGGACCTAGTCCTATCACTCCCGACATTCTCAAG CCTGATATCACTGCCCCCGGAGTCGACATCCTTGCAGCTTGGTCTCCGGTGGCTCCACCTTCCATCTACTATGATGACAAAAGGAGCGTAGACTACAATATAATCTCTGGCACTTCGATGTCTTGCCCCCATGCCAGTGGCGCTGCTGCCTATGTTAAAGCTGCCCACCCGAACTGGTCTCCAGCCGCCATTAAATCTGCTCTCATGACTACAG CTTATGTCATGGACCGAAGGAAGCACAAAGACCTTGAATTTGCATACGGGTCTGGTCACATTAACCCAGCTGCTGCAGTGAATCCCGGGCTAGTCTACGACGCGTCGGTGGAAGATTACATTAACTTCCTCTGCAAGCAGGGCTACAACACAAGAAGTCTAAGACAAATCACTGGGGACAATAGCACTTGCAGCAGCACAATTCTTGGAAGAGCTTGGGACCTTAACtatccttctttctctctgtaTGTTGAAGATGGCGATGAGATCAATGGCGTTTTCCCCAGGACAGTAACCAATGTTGGCTTTCCAAACTCAACTTACACAGCTAGCATTTACATGGCGGCAGCCATCAATGCTACCGTTGAACCCtctgttctttctttctgtgCTGTCGGAGAGCAAAAGAAATTCACAGTGACTGTAACTGGACCTAAAATTGCCCAGCAGCCAATCATGTCTGGTGCTATAACCTGGAGTGATGGGGTTCATGCTGTGAGAAGCCCAATTGTGGTTTATAACTATCTCCCGGGAGCTCCTTATAACCTTGACAGCGACTCCACGGCTAACAAGAAGGCAACCTTTAGAGGTTCTTCCACATTCCACAAGAAG ACTCACACCGACATGGAAAAAGGGAAAGACAAGAGGATTGTGATTTATGGAAGGAAAGGGGAACCTTGGCCGCTGCCAAACCTCACGCATGATATGGAAGCCGCTAACTGGCAGCGCGAAAGAGATGGATGGCAGTCTCCAagtgaagaaattttttga